The Novipirellula artificiosorum genome includes a window with the following:
- a CDS encoding multiheme c-type cytochrome: MNIKWVALGALALAVLGWCVLSSRQDTHSDEIASQLAKREAATVAANPGKELDALTERGVGMPLPDDLVAGWVASHKYWFVGKDEDGGGVEIPFAPGQFPKPAPDLEPVNANPGFVGPQACQKCHPEHHNTALLTMHYNTSRGITTDTVLKGRFEPGKNVFKTKHDGVSFEMIKRGDRYYQRTHFYDWHFDVPMDISVGASIIGQSYLYWHGDQLYQANMTHVDEGNVWVNSPGYTDGDASFARPIGPHCLSCHGSYHDYREFPNHFTPDQFIFGVTCERCHGPGAEHIEYHEKHPDEKTPYAIVKIADLPRDKQVEVCGQCHLGRYIPSGRAFRFRPGDEFFDYYENGDINTDGAGAVHGANQLARLRQSECFVQSEMSCVDCHNPHCNEHGNTALYSERCIKCHEPQACGMYEQVDFDLAKNCIDCHMTYRPSSGFVMQSVAGDVSPPLRDHLIQIDQQATDEFLEKQNRSVQDKEDAAVHGP, from the coding sequence GTGAACATCAAATGGGTTGCGCTCGGCGCATTGGCTTTAGCTGTATTGGGGTGGTGCGTCCTGTCATCAAGACAGGATACACACAGCGACGAGATCGCGAGTCAGCTTGCGAAACGAGAAGCGGCAACGGTGGCCGCAAATCCGGGGAAAGAGCTGGACGCACTGACCGAGCGCGGCGTTGGCATGCCGTTACCGGACGATTTGGTCGCGGGTTGGGTCGCGTCCCACAAGTATTGGTTTGTCGGTAAGGATGAAGACGGCGGAGGTGTTGAAATACCGTTTGCTCCGGGTCAGTTCCCAAAGCCTGCACCTGATCTCGAACCCGTTAACGCCAATCCCGGTTTTGTCGGCCCACAGGCGTGTCAAAAATGCCATCCTGAGCATCACAACACGGCCCTTTTGACGATGCACTACAACACGTCGCGAGGAATCACAACCGACACAGTCCTCAAGGGACGGTTTGAGCCAGGCAAGAATGTGTTTAAGACGAAACATGATGGCGTCTCGTTCGAAATGATTAAGAGAGGAGACCGCTATTATCAGCGCACGCACTTCTATGACTGGCATTTTGATGTGCCAATGGACATTTCAGTTGGGGCATCCATTATCGGCCAATCCTACTTGTATTGGCACGGAGACCAGCTCTACCAGGCGAACATGACTCACGTCGATGAAGGCAACGTATGGGTCAACAGCCCAGGGTACACCGATGGCGACGCATCCTTTGCTCGTCCCATTGGACCACACTGCCTGAGTTGCCATGGCAGCTATCACGATTACCGGGAATTCCCCAACCATTTCACTCCCGACCAATTTATCTTTGGCGTGACTTGCGAGCGTTGTCACGGTCCTGGGGCAGAGCACATCGAGTATCACGAGAAACACCCTGACGAAAAGACCCCCTATGCGATCGTCAAGATCGCTGATCTTCCGCGCGACAAACAGGTTGAAGTCTGTGGTCAGTGCCATCTTGGACGGTACATTCCGAGTGGACGAGCGTTTCGCTTTCGACCTGGCGACGAGTTCTTTGACTATTACGAAAACGGTGACATAAATACCGACGGTGCCGGCGCGGTCCACGGCGCCAACCAACTCGCACGATTGCGGCAAAGCGAGTGCTTTGTCCAATCGGAGATGAGTTGTGTGGATTGCCATAATCCGCACTGCAACGAACACGGAAACACCGCACTCTATTCCGAACGATGCATCAAGTGCCACGAGCCTCAGGCATGCGGGATGTACGAGCAGGTTGACTTCGATCTTGCCAAAAACTGTATCGACTGCCACATGACGTATCGACCGTCGTCGGGGTTCGTGATGCAATCGGTCGCGGGAGATGTTTCCCCGCCACTACGTGATCATTTGATCCAAATCGATCAACAGGCAACCGACGAATTTCTGGAAAAGCAAAACCGCAGCGTCCAAGACAAGGAGGACGCTGCGGTACACGGGCCATGA
- a CDS encoding glycoside hydrolase family 127 protein translates to MTNLFHWAVLLTTGLICSIATAEDVNLALVGKATTSHVSGDTSLTALNDASVPETSHQRGRGSYGNWPTHGTQWVQYQWSQPISTKKVRVFWWDDHRGVRLPAACRVKYWDGDKFVPVSNPEGLGVKASEYNTTTFDEVQTDQLRLEMDGEDDFSTGILEWQVLDSGKSPDFPPTVSAGIDRVVVLGGKTYLRGQAKALNGSKPLVTMKWSKASGQGDVTFADPTASRTTATFSETGRYVLKLTGSKGNLSDSSLVTVQVIEPPPAKHLDLVDTRSYTLNSPLWNDRAKALIVNWIPHCIERISDPDLKEGGINNLVDAANKLAGKPHGKHRGYVFSNAWIYNTIESICVAVMIDPQGDTEIIAAQNAMRQTLEDWIPKVLAAQEADGYLQTYFTLNDLPHWSPRHRDAHEGYVAGYLLEAGIAHYLMTEKNDSRLYDAAKRLADCWCNQIGPAPKQEWFDGHQAMEIALVRFGRFVNHVEGNGRGSKYIDLAKFLLDGRDDGSEYDQSHVPVTEQYAAVGHAVRASYSYAGMADVAMETHDTDYQSAVMSLWDNVVNRKYYLTGGIGSGETSEGFGPDYSLPHNAYCESCSSCGEIFMQHKLHLAHHDAKYADLYEQTLYNALLGSLDIAGKHFYYPNPLVSHTNRTPWHVCPCCVGNIPRTLLMLPTWMYSKSESNLYVNLFVGSTITVKDVDGIDVQLVQTTDYPFRGDVVIEVNPSAAKAMRLHIRMPRRDISTLYTATPEADGATSIHLNGQAITPSIEKGYAVIDRVWKPGDQVELELPMPVQRIKADEKIAATRGQVALRRGPLVYCAEDVDQEMGKAISAKSPLEAISSAEPFGESVGNLPIIHGTWSDGSELTAIPYYLRNNRTSKDASRPARSTVWLKEEP, encoded by the coding sequence ATGACCAACCTCTTCCACTGGGCCGTTCTGCTTACGACCGGTCTGATTTGTTCGATCGCAACGGCCGAGGACGTCAATTTGGCGTTGGTTGGCAAAGCGACCACGTCTCATGTGTCCGGTGACACCTCCCTTACCGCACTGAATGATGCTTCGGTCCCCGAAACGTCTCACCAACGTGGACGAGGCTCCTACGGCAATTGGCCCACGCACGGCACACAGTGGGTCCAGTACCAATGGAGCCAACCGATCAGCACCAAGAAAGTGAGGGTTTTCTGGTGGGACGATCACCGCGGTGTTCGCTTGCCTGCCGCATGCCGAGTGAAGTATTGGGACGGCGACAAGTTCGTCCCGGTCTCGAACCCCGAGGGTCTCGGCGTCAAGGCGAGTGAGTACAACACGACGACCTTCGATGAAGTGCAAACCGATCAATTGCGATTGGAAATGGATGGCGAAGATGATTTTTCAACCGGGATCCTTGAATGGCAAGTACTCGACTCGGGCAAATCGCCTGATTTCCCGCCGACCGTTTCGGCTGGTATCGACCGCGTCGTGGTGCTCGGCGGCAAGACCTATCTTCGCGGCCAGGCTAAAGCTTTGAACGGTTCGAAACCCCTGGTCACCATGAAATGGAGTAAGGCATCGGGACAGGGGGACGTGACGTTCGCCGATCCGACTGCGAGCCGAACGACCGCCACCTTCTCGGAAACGGGCCGCTATGTTTTGAAACTAACGGGTTCGAAGGGCAATTTGAGTGACTCATCGTTGGTAACGGTACAAGTGATCGAACCGCCCCCCGCCAAGCATCTCGACTTGGTCGACACTCGCAGCTACACCCTCAACAGCCCGCTGTGGAACGATCGTGCCAAGGCATTGATCGTCAATTGGATTCCGCACTGTATCGAGAGGATCTCCGACCCGGATTTGAAAGAGGGCGGCATCAATAACCTGGTTGACGCGGCGAATAAGTTGGCTGGCAAGCCACATGGCAAACATCGCGGCTATGTCTTCTCCAACGCCTGGATCTACAATACGATCGAGTCGATTTGTGTTGCTGTAATGATCGATCCACAAGGGGATACCGAGATCATCGCAGCACAAAACGCGATGCGTCAGACGCTTGAGGATTGGATTCCCAAAGTGCTGGCGGCTCAAGAAGCCGATGGTTACCTTCAAACCTATTTCACGCTCAACGACCTGCCCCACTGGTCGCCTCGGCATCGTGATGCTCACGAAGGCTACGTCGCCGGCTATTTGCTTGAAGCCGGCATCGCCCACTATTTGATGACCGAAAAGAACGATTCGCGGCTCTACGATGCTGCCAAGCGATTAGCGGATTGTTGGTGCAACCAGATTGGACCGGCACCCAAACAAGAATGGTTTGACGGGCACCAGGCCATGGAGATCGCACTCGTTCGCTTTGGACGATTCGTCAATCATGTCGAAGGAAACGGACGCGGCAGCAAATACATCGATTTGGCAAAATTCTTGCTTGACGGTCGCGACGACGGCAGTGAATACGACCAGAGTCACGTGCCGGTGACTGAACAGTACGCCGCTGTCGGCCATGCCGTGCGGGCATCGTATTCCTATGCCGGCATGGCGGATGTAGCGATGGAAACTCATGATACCGATTACCAATCTGCGGTGATGTCGCTGTGGGACAATGTGGTCAATCGCAAGTACTACCTGACCGGCGGGATCGGCAGTGGTGAAACGTCCGAAGGGTTCGGGCCCGATTACTCGTTGCCACACAATGCCTATTGTGAATCGTGTTCGAGCTGCGGCGAGATCTTCATGCAGCACAAACTGCACCTGGCACATCACGATGCAAAGTATGCCGATTTGTACGAGCAAACACTGTACAACGCGCTGCTAGGCAGTTTGGATATCGCCGGCAAGCATTTCTATTATCCGAATCCCCTGGTCAGCCATACCAATCGGACGCCGTGGCACGTCTGTCCATGCTGTGTGGGCAACATTCCACGAACGTTGTTGATGCTGCCGACGTGGATGTACAGTAAGAGCGAATCCAACTTGTATGTGAATCTGTTTGTCGGTAGCACCATCACCGTCAAGGATGTCGACGGAATCGATGTCCAGTTGGTTCAAACGACCGACTATCCGTTCCGCGGGGATGTGGTGATTGAAGTCAATCCTTCGGCCGCCAAAGCAATGCGTCTTCACATCCGCATGCCCCGACGTGACATCAGTACGTTGTACACGGCGACCCCCGAGGCAGATGGTGCAACATCGATTCACTTGAACGGACAAGCGATCACACCATCAATCGAAAAGGGATACGCGGTGATCGATCGAGTTTGGAAGCCGGGCGATCAGGTCGAACTGGAGCTTCCAATGCCGGTTCAGCGGATCAAGGCCGATGAAAAGATTGCGGCGACTCGAGGTCAAGTCGCGCTGCGACGCGGCCCGTTGGTGTATTGTGCCGAAGATGTCGATCAAGAAATGGGTAAAGCGATCTCAGCCAAATCCCCGTTGGAGGCGATTTCCAGCGCTGAACCGTTTGGTGAATCGGTTGGGAACTTACCCATCATTCACGGTACCTGGTCAGACGGCAGCGAGCTGACTGCGATTCCCTACTACCTGCGTAACAATCGGACCAGCAAAGATGCGTCGCGACCGGCGCGTTCTACCGTTTGGTTGAAAGAAGAACCGTAG
- a CDS encoding family 43 glycosylhydrolase encodes MRSAYLFLLLVLSVQSVSAEQHYLFSYFKGNGEDGLHLAHSTDGLRWTALKQDHSFLTPTVGEDRLMRDPSITQGPEGTFHMVWTSGWQDQGIGVAHSKDLVVWSEQERIGVMDHEPKCRNCWAPEIFYDDAKQQYLILWASTIEGEFPETAGSCENELNHRIYYVTTKDFLTYSETRLFFNPGFAVIDSFLVKDGDRYLLVSKDETRFPEPTKNLFVASADQAEGPYQVLAEPFSPEWVEGPSVLKVKDQWLVWFDEYTRKRYNAMQTTDFETWGMVEKPMEFPARMRHGTAFAVTEEIAKPLLEIVPTANSDDGILAGGADPAIVELQPHESKQGYMVAATGRGISLSYSPDLKKWKRVGRVFEVSVPAWAKQEVPKSNGLWAPDLSFHQGLYHLYYSVSSFGSQRSVIGLAVNKSLDIDHPDYNWIDRGKVIESWPGKGDFNAIDPALVVDAEGQWYLLFGSFWGGIKAIRIDPTTGKPVEDAEILSIASRPNHPTHAIEGAYVIHHDDYYYLFVSWDRCCDGADSDYKVAVGRSQMVTGPYVDADGKPMLDGGGTIVLQGDDRYRGPGHNSVLTTDAGQWIAHHTYDMQNLRAQRILQLRPLSWNEEGWPVVGEPLDRE; translated from the coding sequence ATGCGCTCCGCCTACTTGTTCTTGCTACTGGTCCTCTCCGTCCAATCCGTGTCTGCGGAACAACACTATCTGTTTAGTTATTTCAAGGGCAACGGAGAAGACGGTTTGCATCTCGCCCATTCAACCGACGGGCTGAGATGGACCGCCTTAAAGCAAGATCATTCGTTTTTGACCCCGACGGTCGGCGAGGATCGCTTGATGCGCGACCCCTCGATCACACAAGGGCCCGAGGGAACATTCCACATGGTCTGGACTTCGGGATGGCAGGATCAAGGCATCGGCGTCGCCCATTCGAAGGACCTGGTCGTTTGGTCCGAACAGGAACGGATTGGTGTCATGGACCACGAGCCAAAATGCCGCAATTGCTGGGCACCGGAGATCTTTTATGATGATGCCAAACAACAATACTTGATCCTTTGGGCTTCCACGATTGAGGGAGAATTTCCCGAAACCGCTGGCTCCTGTGAAAACGAACTGAATCACCGTATCTACTATGTCACCACGAAAGATTTCCTGACCTATTCGGAAACGCGTTTGTTCTTTAATCCCGGATTTGCGGTGATCGATTCGTTCTTGGTCAAAGACGGTGATCGCTATCTGCTTGTCAGCAAGGATGAAACTCGATTTCCTGAGCCGACGAAGAACTTGTTCGTCGCATCAGCGGACCAAGCCGAAGGCCCCTACCAGGTCCTGGCCGAACCGTTTTCGCCCGAGTGGGTCGAAGGTCCCTCGGTCTTGAAAGTGAAGGACCAATGGTTGGTTTGGTTCGATGAATACACTCGCAAACGCTACAACGCAATGCAAACTACCGATTTTGAGACTTGGGGAATGGTGGAGAAGCCAATGGAGTTTCCCGCTCGAATGCGGCATGGGACGGCATTCGCGGTGACGGAAGAGATCGCGAAGCCCCTGCTCGAGATCGTTCCGACAGCGAACTCAGACGACGGCATTTTGGCGGGCGGAGCCGACCCTGCGATTGTGGAGTTACAGCCCCATGAATCGAAGCAGGGCTACATGGTCGCGGCGACCGGACGAGGTATCTCGCTGTCGTACTCACCTGACCTGAAAAAGTGGAAGCGAGTCGGTCGCGTGTTTGAGGTGAGCGTTCCGGCATGGGCCAAACAGGAGGTGCCAAAGTCGAATGGTCTTTGGGCACCCGACCTGAGTTTTCATCAGGGGCTTTACCATCTCTATTACTCGGTTTCCAGTTTCGGAAGTCAACGCTCGGTGATCGGTTTGGCAGTCAATAAATCACTGGACATCGATCATCCGGATTACAACTGGATAGACCGTGGAAAAGTGATCGAATCCTGGCCAGGCAAGGGTGACTTCAACGCGATCGATCCCGCGTTGGTGGTCGATGCCGAGGGCCAATGGTATCTCCTGTTCGGTTCCTTTTGGGGGGGGATTAAAGCGATCCGCATCGATCCGACCACGGGTAAGCCGGTCGAGGATGCGGAGATTTTATCGATCGCATCGCGTCCGAACCATCCGACCCACGCCATCGAAGGTGCTTATGTGATTCACCACGACGACTACTATTACTTGTTCGTTTCCTGGGACCGTTGTTGTGACGGAGCAGACAGTGATTACAAGGTCGCAGTGGGGAGGTCACAAATGGTGACGGGACCCTACGTCGACGCGGATGGCAAGCCGATGCTTGACGGTGGTGGGACGATTGTCTTGCAAGGTGACGACCGTTACCGCGGCCCAGGTCACAACAGCGTCCTGACGACCGATGCCGGCCAGTGGATTGCACATCACACGTACGATATGCAGAACTTGCGGGCACAACGTATTCTGCAGTTGCGGCCATTGTCGTGGAACGAGGAGGGATGGCCTGTTGTTGGCGAACCGCTGGATAGGGAATAG
- a CDS encoding efflux RND transporter periplasmic adaptor subunit has translation MLRNTPREQRMTQKTLVTILSISLTTFLLGGVVSYWALRQIGPGAGEPTAAGKSDPAAKGTDLQPQLVRVSTIQKKSILPVRTLVGDMIAVRKATIATEVAGKVIELPVDEGTQVVGGKTLLARIDDTWTSLEVDKIVTQIAEKKATLAFENVDLERYEDMLRQKAVSVSEAEQKRSLIEELEASLSQLDVLLREAKERMARLEIFAPFDGSVVAKLAEVGEYVSIGSQIVEIVSNGRIDAQIMVPEESLPLLEVGSQLDLMVDSLGLELQGTVFSINAQGSIGSRTFPVRVELDDQNGKLLPGMGVSVFVPMMRESTELLVPRDAVLTKPDESMIWILQPLQSGGPEQDPQTKFEAQPVPVRVLSHTRDAYAIACLRDSDIERVAAGVQVVTEGLERLVPGAIVRVDEDRSPLAPVPGTYRTGQQKVER, from the coding sequence ATGCTTCGAAATACTCCTCGTGAGCAGCGTATGACTCAGAAGACGCTCGTAACGATTCTGTCGATCTCCCTGACCACCTTTCTGCTCGGTGGCGTCGTCAGCTATTGGGCCCTTCGTCAGATTGGACCCGGCGCCGGAGAGCCTACCGCAGCGGGGAAAAGTGACCCCGCTGCTAAGGGAACAGACCTGCAGCCACAGTTGGTTCGCGTCTCAACGATCCAAAAAAAGTCGATCCTTCCCGTGCGAACGCTTGTTGGTGACATGATCGCGGTCCGCAAGGCGACGATCGCGACCGAAGTGGCTGGCAAGGTCATCGAATTGCCGGTTGATGAAGGCACCCAGGTCGTCGGCGGAAAAACGCTACTGGCTCGTATCGATGACACCTGGACGAGCCTTGAAGTCGACAAGATCGTGACCCAGATCGCTGAGAAGAAAGCGACGTTGGCGTTCGAGAATGTCGACCTCGAGCGATACGAAGACATGTTGCGTCAGAAGGCGGTGTCAGTAAGTGAGGCGGAACAGAAACGATCGCTGATCGAGGAGTTGGAAGCGTCGCTGTCGCAGTTGGACGTCCTGCTTCGAGAAGCCAAAGAACGCATGGCACGGCTTGAGATTTTTGCACCGTTTGATGGCAGCGTCGTGGCAAAGCTTGCCGAGGTCGGTGAGTATGTATCGATTGGTAGCCAAATCGTCGAAATCGTTTCGAATGGACGTATTGATGCGCAAATCATGGTTCCGGAAGAATCACTGCCATTGCTGGAAGTGGGGAGCCAACTCGACTTGATGGTCGACAGCCTTGGGCTGGAACTTCAGGGAACAGTCTTCTCGATCAACGCTCAGGGATCGATCGGAAGCCGTACGTTTCCAGTTCGCGTGGAGTTAGACGATCAAAACGGAAAACTGTTGCCGGGAATGGGGGTTAGCGTGTTCGTGCCAATGATGCGAGAGTCGACCGAATTGTTAGTGCCTCGTGATGCCGTCTTGACGAAACCTGACGAATCGATGATTTGGATCCTGCAACCGCTGCAAAGTGGCGGACCCGAGCAAGACCCACAAACGAAGTTCGAGGCGCAGCCCGTCCCGGTCCGTGTGTTATCCCATACACGCGATGCTTACGCGATTGCTTGCCTGCGAGACAGTGACATCGAGCGTGTGGCTGCAGGTGTGCAGGTCGTCACCGAGGGGTTAGAACGTTTGGTTCCCGGTGCAATCGTCCGCGTCGACGAGGATCGTTCGCCCTTAGCTCCGGTTCCCGGGACTTATCGAACAGGGCAACAAAAGGTCGAGCGATAA
- a CDS encoding efflux RND transporter permease subunit, whose protein sequence is MDPIKFAIENPVKTSVGVILVLLFGVIALARIPVQLTPDVDRPVITIRTNWDGRSPEEIEKSIILEQEEKLKSVQGLWKMTSLARLGSASITLEFNVGASPDRILQEVSNKIDEVPEYPEDVDRPIIDLADTAGDNAIAYLLLQAEDPDFEVATFFDYADRFLKPSLERIEGVAEIDIKGGRQHQVQVRFDPKALARRSITISELNSALRLDNVNASAGDLANDRQDVRFRVLGQYDSLDPLRDTIIKYDELGSPVRVSDVAHVELALEKTVHFDQCKGRTSMTIFVKRKTGSNVLDIIEQVHRVVDEMNGKGGVLRSFKNDRFGLRLRMAFDDSHYIYSAIGLVRKNLWIGGGLAVLVLLLFLRSVRSTLIIAVSIPISVIGTFVVMWFADRNLNVISLAGLSFAVGMVVDNAIVVLENIDRHLKLGAGPRAAAYDGTREVWGAILASTLTTLAVFAPVLTVQDEAGQLFYDLVLAICAAVALSFVVSITVIPTAASLFLRGSAKASRRLASQRADNVSELTVDVGRDDGMVAGLFGLTRLFAWLSDRWTAVIHLLTFRSFSSAWLRIMIIGITMAASVGLSAMLMPPASYLPNGNKNFTFCRMSTPAGYSVMENFFVGQRIEKELKPFWNAKNAAEASQHGPVIDVRTGEAFHNIPALKEFFFVVARGSVFMIGISDDPANVEPVAAIFNKAFSVIPASKGVTSQASIFGRGAGSSNAVDIEVSSNDLVRLKSACSFLEERLQEEFSKFSVRTSPDNFNEAGPERQLQIKQEVAKRLKINVNDLAISARSMIDGSFVGDFDFEGDNIDLLLIRDPASEISPEEIAELPIAVRESNGSVVMVPLGQIANFVPAEASQEIRRVEQQRAIALTVTPPKHVALEQAQATILDVVAQARAEGKMGNDIFVSLSGNADRLSEVRTSLMGHWSGWNRDSLGSVALSRFFLALVITYLLMAALFENFLYPLVIMFTVPLATVGGFIGLWLVHREDPTQQLDVLTMLGFVILVGVVVNNAILIVHQALNFMRGHHSEAEGDVAPMNPRQAICESVRTRIRPIFMTTCTSVFGMLPLVIAPGSGSELYRGLGSVVVGGLAFATVFTLLVIPLLFSLALDVVAWWSNKPVAEP, encoded by the coding sequence ATGGACCCCATCAAATTCGCTATCGAGAATCCGGTCAAAACCTCCGTCGGGGTGATCCTCGTGCTGTTGTTTGGCGTGATTGCACTGGCGCGCATTCCCGTACAACTCACACCCGATGTGGATCGTCCGGTCATCACCATTCGTACGAATTGGGACGGTCGAAGTCCCGAAGAGATTGAAAAGTCGATCATTCTCGAACAGGAGGAAAAGCTCAAATCGGTTCAAGGATTGTGGAAAATGACCTCACTGGCTCGTCTAGGCAGTGCCAGTATCACGCTGGAATTCAACGTCGGCGCATCACCCGATCGAATTTTGCAGGAAGTATCCAATAAGATCGACGAAGTGCCCGAATATCCTGAGGATGTGGATCGCCCCATCATCGACTTGGCCGACACCGCCGGTGACAATGCGATCGCCTATCTTTTATTGCAAGCGGAGGACCCGGATTTTGAAGTGGCGACCTTCTTCGACTATGCCGACCGGTTTTTAAAGCCAAGCTTGGAACGCATCGAAGGCGTCGCGGAGATCGACATCAAAGGCGGTCGCCAACACCAAGTCCAAGTGCGTTTCGATCCCAAGGCATTGGCCCGGCGAAGCATCACGATCTCCGAACTGAATTCGGCTCTTCGGCTTGACAATGTCAACGCTTCGGCTGGCGATTTGGCAAACGATCGGCAAGACGTTCGCTTTCGCGTACTCGGTCAGTATGATTCACTCGACCCACTCCGTGACACGATCATCAAGTACGACGAGTTGGGTAGCCCTGTTCGCGTTTCCGACGTCGCGCATGTGGAGCTTGCGCTCGAGAAAACGGTCCACTTTGACCAGTGTAAAGGTCGCACCTCAATGACGATCTTTGTCAAACGCAAAACGGGAAGTAACGTGCTTGACATCATCGAGCAGGTTCATCGAGTGGTGGACGAAATGAACGGCAAAGGAGGTGTGCTGCGATCCTTCAAGAATGATCGTTTTGGCCTTCGTTTGCGGATGGCGTTCGACGACTCCCATTACATCTACAGTGCGATTGGCCTGGTTCGAAAAAACTTGTGGATCGGCGGCGGCTTGGCCGTTTTGGTGCTCTTGTTGTTTTTGCGCAGTGTACGCTCAACGCTCATCATCGCCGTTTCGATTCCGATTTCGGTGATTGGTACGTTTGTGGTGATGTGGTTTGCCGATCGAAACTTGAACGTGATCTCGCTTGCGGGGCTGAGTTTCGCAGTAGGCATGGTGGTCGACAACGCCATTGTAGTGCTAGAGAACATCGATCGTCATTTGAAACTCGGTGCGGGACCCCGCGCAGCCGCCTACGATGGAACTCGCGAAGTATGGGGTGCCATTCTTGCGTCAACGTTGACGACACTCGCCGTTTTCGCACCGGTGCTGACCGTTCAAGATGAAGCAGGCCAATTGTTCTATGATCTTGTTCTGGCCATCTGTGCCGCCGTCGCCTTATCCTTCGTTGTTTCGATTACGGTGATTCCAACCGCTGCCTCTCTGTTTCTTCGCGGCTCGGCCAAGGCGTCGCGTCGCTTGGCTTCGCAACGCGCGGACAACGTTTCCGAACTCACGGTGGACGTGGGTCGCGACGATGGGATGGTCGCCGGGCTGTTTGGGCTAACCCGTCTGTTCGCGTGGCTCAGCGACCGCTGGACCGCAGTGATTCACCTGCTGACGTTTCGTAGTTTCTCCAGTGCTTGGCTGCGGATTATGATCATTGGCATCACGATGGCTGCATCGGTCGGGCTGAGCGCCATGCTGATGCCCCCGGCCAGTTACCTTCCCAACGGCAACAAGAACTTCACGTTTTGTCGCATGTCGACGCCGGCCGGTTATTCGGTGATGGAAAACTTTTTCGTTGGCCAACGGATCGAAAAGGAACTCAAACCGTTTTGGAATGCTAAGAATGCCGCAGAGGCATCGCAACATGGGCCCGTGATCGATGTTCGTACCGGCGAAGCGTTTCATAACATTCCGGCGCTGAAGGAATTCTTCTTCGTGGTCGCTCGCGGCAGTGTGTTCATGATCGGCATCAGTGACGATCCGGCGAATGTCGAGCCCGTTGCTGCGATTTTCAACAAGGCGTTCAGCGTGATTCCGGCGAGCAAGGGAGTGACGTCGCAGGCTTCCATTTTTGGACGTGGCGCCGGCAGTTCGAATGCGGTCGATATTGAAGTCAGCAGCAATGATCTGGTCCGACTCAAATCGGCTTGCTCCTTCCTTGAAGAACGCTTGCAAGAAGAGTTTTCCAAATTCTCGGTGCGGACATCACCCGACAACTTCAACGAAGCAGGTCCGGAACGACAACTGCAGATCAAACAGGAGGTCGCCAAGCGGCTGAAGATCAATGTGAATGATCTGGCCATTTCAGCACGATCGATGATTGACGGTTCGTTTGTCGGTGACTTTGACTTTGAAGGCGACAATATCGATTTGCTGTTGATCCGTGATCCCGCGTCTGAAATTTCGCCCGAGGAGATTGCGGAACTTCCGATCGCGGTTCGCGAATCGAACGGATCGGTTGTGATGGTGCCGCTTGGCCAGATCGCGAATTTTGTACCCGCCGAAGCTTCGCAAGAGATTCGTCGTGTTGAACAGCAGCGAGCCATCGCGTTGACGGTGACGCCGCCCAAACATGTTGCGTTGGAGCAAGCCCAGGCGACGATCCTCGATGTGGTTGCACAGGCTCGCGCCGAGGGAAAAATGGGCAACGACATCTTTGTCTCTCTGTCCGGTAACGCGGACCGGTTATCGGAAGTGCGCACTTCGTTGATGGGTCATTGGAGCGGTTGGAACCGTGACTCGTTGGGCAGCGTTGCGCTCAGTCGTTTTTTCCTAGCCCTGGTCATTACCTACCTCCTAATGGCCGCGCTGTTCGAGAACTTCCTGTACCCGCTGGTGATTATGTTCACGGTTCCGCTTGCCACGGTTGGCGGATTTATCGGTTTGTGGCTCGTGCATCGGGAAGATCCCACTCAGCAGCTCGATGTGTTGACCATGCTTGGCTTCGTGATTTTGGTCGGCGTGGTTGTCAACAACGCTATCCTGATTGTGCATCAAGCTCTTAACTTCATGAGAGGCCACCACAGCGAAGCGGAAGGTGACGTCGCGCCGATGAATCCGCGCCAGGCAATCTGCGAATCCGTACGCACCCGGATCCGACCGATCTTCATGACGACCTGCACGAGTGTGTTTGGGATGCTTCCGCTTGTGATCGCCCCAGGTTCGGGAAGCGAGCTCTATCGCGGCCTCGGATCGGTCGTTGTTGGCGGGTTGGCGTTTGCAACCGTCTTCACGCTGCTCGTGATTCCGCTGCTGTTTAGCCTCGCACTGGACGTGGTGGCGTGGTGGAGCAATAAGCCTGTGGCAGAGCCTTGA
- a CDS encoding putative quinol monooxygenase: MANLTIVANIKAKADKMELVKAELLKLIDVTRAEEGCVQYDLHQDHENPAHFMFFENWETRDLWQAHMGGQPLKDYLAATDGAVEEFTVNEMTKIG; this comes from the coding sequence GTGGCAAACTTAACAATCGTCGCTAACATCAAGGCCAAAGCCGACAAAATGGAACTCGTCAAGGCAGAGCTTCTCAAGCTGATCGACGTGACGCGTGCGGAAGAGGGATGCGTGCAATATGACTTGCATCAGGACCATGAAAACCCAGCTCACTTTATGTTTTTCGAGAACTGGGAAACTCGTGATCTGTGGCAAGCACACATGGGTGGGCAGCCTTTGAAGGACTACTTGGCTGCAACCGATGGCGCGGTCGAGGAATTCACGGTC